A region from the Aegilops tauschii subsp. strangulata cultivar AL8/78 chromosome 5, Aet v6.0, whole genome shotgun sequence genome encodes:
- the LOC109755077 gene encoding acetylserotonin O-methyltransferase 1 produces MAPTQGKQSSQDLLEAQVDLWHHSLGFVKSMALKCAMELQIPNTIQHHGGAMTLSELATKTGIHPSKLPPLGRLMRVLTVSGIFVVHDSASGDNKEAVYGLTPSTCLLVSDEVKSNLFPILSLFLDSTAITPFFGMHSWFLDEHSTSLFKKAHGLNVWEMADQNNACNEQINNAMVSDSNFFINILLRECGDVFLGINSLIDVAGGHGGAARAIAMSFPQMKCTVLDLPHVVAGAPSDAHVSFISGDMFKYIPPADALFLKCIFHDWCDEDCVKLLKNCKEAIPPRDAGGKVIIVDMVVGSGPDDIVTRETQVFYDLFIMGAEGIEREEFEWKKIFMEAGFSNYKILSVLGVRSVIELYP; encoded by the exons ATGGCGCCCACCCAAGGCAAGCAGAGTTCTCAGGATTTGCTCGAGGCTCAAGTTGACCTTTGGCACCATTCATTGGGATTTGTCAAGTCCATGGCACTCAAATGTGCAATGGAACTGCAAATCCCTAACACCATCCAACACCATGGTGGGGCTATGACTCTTTCTGAGCTGGCCACAAAGACAGGGATCCATCCGTCTAAGCTTCCCCCCTTAGGGCGACTCATGCGTGTACTCACCGTATCAGGCATCTTTGTTGTCCATGACTCAGCCTCGGGAGACAACAAGGAGGCTGTGTATGGACTTACCCCAAGCACGTGCCTCCTCGTCAGCGATGAAGTTAAATCAAACCTATTTCCCATTCTGTCTTTGTTCCTTGATTCAACTGCCATTACACCCTTTTTCGGCATGCACTCATGGTTCCTAGATGAGCATTCCACGTCCCTGTTCAAAAAGGCTCACGGCCTTAACGTTTGGGAGATGGCTGACCAGAACAATGCTTGCAACGAGCAAATCAATAACGCGATGGTTTCTGATAGTAACTTTTTCATCAATATCCTCTTGAGGGAGTGTGGTGATGTATTTCTTGGCATAAACTCACTTATTGATGTTGCGGGAGGACACGGTGGAGCTGCTAGGGCAATTGCTATGTCGTTCCCCCAGATGAAATGCACTGTGTTGGATCTCCCTCATGTGGTTGCTGGAGCTCCCAGTGATGCCCATGTGTCATTTATTTCTGGCGATATGTTTAAGTACATTCCACCGGCGGATGCTCTTTTCCTGAAG TGCATTTTTCACGATTGGTGTGATGAAGACTGTGTCAAGCTACTGAAGAATTGCAAGGAAGCTATCCCTCCCAGAGATGCTGGTGGAAAGGTGATAATCGTTGATATGGTGGTTGGATCTGGGCCAGATGACATTGTAACAAGAGAGACACAGGTTTTCTATGATCTCTTTATCATGGGTGCTGAGGGGATTGAGCGAGAGGAATTTGAGTGGAAGAAGATATTTATGGAAGCTGGGTTCAGCAATTACAAAATTCTATCAGTGCTGGGAGTTAGATCTGTTATTGAGCTCTACCCTTGA
- the LOC141023127 gene encoding uncharacterized protein, translated as MENSKHAGGGLEQLQQPAGVVLEHLQLQCYDNYFILKKDAMGCFSGYQKCTAALRKRAYGVTADSWHEYLWMSESTCGNAMVRFATSMVVVFGPRYMIERTVADTERLLAISEPIWWPGLLGSLECMH; from the exons ATGGAGAACTCGAAGCACGCCGGCGGAGGACTCGAGCAGCTGCAGCAGCCTGCCGGCGTAGTGCTTGAGCACCTCCAGCTTCAG TGCTACGATAACTACTTCATCTTGAAGAAGGACGCCATGGGATGCTTCTCTGGTTACCAGAAGTGCACGGCGGCACTCCGGAAGCGTGCATATGGCGTGACTGCTGATTCGTGGCATGAGTACCTATGGATGTCTGAGAGCACATGTGGAAATGCCATGGTCAGGTTTGCAACTTCCATGGTCGTGGTGTTCGGACCTCGGTACATGATAGAACGAACTGTGGCAGACACCGAGAGGCTCTTGGCAATCTCAGAACCAATATGGTGGCCAGGTTTGCTTGGATCTCTTGAGTGCATGCATTGA